Proteins found in one Acinetobacter sp. XH1741 genomic segment:
- a CDS encoding EAL domain-containing protein, translating to MGHVDYDSTLIVGSFIAAGAICYIVISMEQLIFKKIYKTIEPLILLLNGLLLAAAISIVHIVGMHAYHLFETGNANLPLITLSFGISAVLSCVALWLTSRFTLPLFRLVLSSVIMGIGISASYYVSMLGWNIDIYKKDYTSFLILFSVLIAMSGSGLAFLLAYKLKESERNRISLKLSFAVMMTLSIMGMHYTALIATNITDKFVSQYQAEHDLLLFTIILVTCLVLVASFIVAVLEQRLNQRNLELRKANKELATLSIQDNLTKLPNRLYLVDYAEVLLSDYRYKEQKIAFLYIDLDRFKSVNDAFGHHIGDQLLIQMANRLHWQLNEKCKLLRIGGDEFLLIAENTDTDGAMYLAEKVLQLIQESYQISGKEINISASLGIAIFPEHGQNVQDLLMNADAAMLMSKEQGRNTYTVFSYSTHQQETRSQSKLINDLYKAVDEKQFVLYYQPKFNTNLEICGVEALIRWNHPSLGMLTPHMFIGGAEKTGLIIPMGYWALEQACQQIQEWERSNTQFYPVAVNLSALQFENKKLFSTLEDLLKKYQIQPHHLIVEITESTAMRHIDLSIRACERLRDMGIRVAIDDFGTGHSSFLYLKDLPVDELKIDRGFIVDLKPGSKEEVILESIIHLAKKLGLTVTAEGVETQQQVEILTRLGCQQFQGYLLGMPVNVGQLIQSQGAHFV from the coding sequence ATGGGTCATGTTGATTACGACAGCACATTGATCGTCGGCTCTTTTATTGCGGCTGGCGCTATTTGTTATATCGTGATTTCCATGGAGCAATTAATCTTCAAAAAAATTTATAAAACGATTGAACCGCTCATTTTATTACTCAACGGTTTATTACTCGCAGCAGCCATTAGTATTGTACATATTGTAGGCATGCATGCTTACCATTTATTTGAAACCGGCAACGCGAATCTTCCTTTAATTACTCTTTCTTTTGGCATTAGTGCTGTGCTTTCTTGTGTTGCACTTTGGCTCACTTCTCGTTTCACACTACCATTATTTAGGTTGGTCTTAAGTTCAGTCATTATGGGCATTGGTATTTCCGCTTCATATTATGTGAGTATGCTAGGCTGGAATATTGATATTTATAAGAAAGATTACACCTCATTTTTAATTTTATTCTCTGTTTTAATTGCCATGAGTGGTTCAGGCTTAGCGTTTTTGTTGGCTTATAAATTAAAAGAAAGCGAGCGTAATCGTATAAGTTTAAAGCTATCTTTTGCGGTCATGATGACTTTAAGCATTATGGGCATGCACTATACGGCACTCATTGCGACCAATATTACCGATAAATTTGTGAGCCAATATCAGGCCGAACATGACTTGTTGCTCTTTACCATTATTTTAGTGACCTGTTTGGTACTGGTCGCGAGTTTTATTGTGGCCGTGCTAGAGCAACGACTAAACCAGCGAAATTTAGAACTACGTAAAGCCAATAAAGAACTAGCCACACTCTCTATCCAAGATAACTTAACTAAACTACCCAACCGACTTTACTTGGTTGATTATGCAGAAGTTCTCCTTTCAGATTATCGTTATAAAGAACAAAAAATAGCTTTTCTCTATATAGATTTAGATCGATTTAAATCGGTAAATGATGCTTTCGGACACCACATTGGTGATCAACTTCTTATTCAAATGGCCAATCGGTTACATTGGCAACTCAATGAAAAATGTAAGTTACTCCGAATTGGGGGCGATGAGTTTTTATTAATTGCTGAAAATACAGATACTGATGGCGCGATGTATTTAGCTGAAAAAGTATTACAGCTCATTCAAGAAAGTTACCAAATTTCGGGTAAAGAAATTAATATTTCAGCAAGTCTGGGCATCGCAATATTTCCAGAGCATGGACAAAATGTTCAAGACCTACTGATGAATGCCGATGCCGCCATGCTCATGTCTAAAGAGCAAGGTCGAAATACTTACACCGTCTTTAGTTATTCTACCCACCAGCAAGAAACAAGAAGTCAGTCAAAACTGATCAATGATTTATATAAAGCAGTCGATGAAAAACAATTCGTTCTCTATTACCAGCCGAAGTTTAATACCAATCTTGAGATTTGTGGGGTAGAGGCACTCATTCGCTGGAACCATCCATCTTTGGGTATGCTCACACCACACATGTTTATTGGTGGAGCAGAAAAGACAGGTTTAATTATTCCAATGGGATATTGGGCACTTGAGCAAGCGTGTCAGCAAATTCAGGAATGGGAGCGCAGCAATACTCAGTTTTATCCAGTTGCTGTCAATTTATCAGCTTTACAGTTTGAAAATAAAAAGCTCTTTAGTACGCTTGAAGACCTATTAAAAAAATACCAGATCCAGCCTCATCATCTTATTGTTGAAATTACTGAATCGACGGCAATGCGGCATATTGACTTAAGTATTCGTGCTTGTGAGCGGCTGCGAGATATGGGTATTCGAGTGGCGATTGATGACTTTGGGACAGGGCACTCAAGCTTCTTGTATTTAAAAGATTTACCTGTAGATGAGCTTAAAATTGACCGTGGTTTTATTGTAGATTTAAAGCCGGGTTCAAAAGAAGAAGTCATTTTAGAAAGTATTATTCATTTGGCGAAAAAGCTAGGTTTGACTGTAACCGCAGAAGGGGTCGAAACTCAGCAGCAAGTTGAGATTTTAACGCGTTTAGGCTGTCAGCAGTTCCAAGGTTATTTGTTGGGAATGCCTGTAAATGTAGGGCAACTGATCCAGTCACAAGGCGCTCATTTTGTTTAA
- the ilvC gene encoding ketol-acid reductoisomerase produces the protein MQIFYDKDCDLSIIQGKKVAIIGYGSQGHAHALNLKDSGVDVTVGLRAGSASWKKAENAGLKVAEVPAAVKQADLVMILTPDEFQSQLYRDVIEPNIKEGATLAFAHGFSILYNQVVPRKDLDVIMVAPKAPGHTVRSEYQRGSGVPDLIAIHQDASGNARNVALSYASGVGGGRTGIIETSFREETETDLFGEQAVLCGGAVELVKMGFETLVEAGYAPEMAYFECLHELKLIVDLMFEGGIADMNYSVSNNAEYGEYVTGTEVINEQSREAMRNALKRIQSGEYAKMFIQEGALNYPSMTARRRQNAAHGIEVTGNKLRAMMPWIQANKIVDKEKN, from the coding sequence ATGCAAATTTTTTACGATAAAGACTGTGACTTATCAATCATCCAAGGCAAGAAAGTAGCGATTATTGGTTACGGTTCTCAAGGTCATGCTCATGCACTTAACCTTAAAGACTCAGGTGTAGACGTAACTGTAGGTTTACGTGCTGGTTCAGCTTCTTGGAAAAAAGCTGAAAACGCTGGTCTTAAAGTTGCAGAAGTTCCTGCTGCAGTTAAGCAAGCTGACCTCGTAATGATTTTGACTCCAGATGAATTCCAATCACAACTTTACCGTGACGTGATTGAGCCAAACATCAAAGAAGGCGCGACTTTAGCATTTGCTCATGGTTTCTCTATTCTTTATAACCAAGTTGTTCCACGTAAAGATTTAGACGTAATTATGGTTGCGCCTAAAGCACCTGGTCACACTGTACGTTCAGAATACCAACGTGGTTCAGGTGTTCCTGACCTAATCGCAATTCACCAAGATGCTTCTGGTAATGCTCGTAACGTTGCACTTTCTTACGCTTCTGGTGTAGGTGGCGGCCGTACAGGTATTATCGAAACTTCATTCCGTGAAGAAACTGAAACTGACTTGTTCGGTGAGCAAGCAGTTCTTTGTGGTGGTGCTGTTGAACTTGTGAAAATGGGCTTCGAAACTTTAGTTGAAGCTGGTTATGCACCAGAAATGGCTTACTTCGAATGCTTACACGAGCTTAAGTTAATCGTTGACTTGATGTTCGAAGGCGGTATCGCTGACATGAACTACTCAGTTTCTAACAACGCTGAGTACGGTGAATATGTAACGGGTACTGAAGTAATTAACGAACAGTCTCGTGAAGCAATGCGTAATGCATTAAAACGTATTCAGTCTGGTGAATACGCGAAGATGTTCATCCAAGAGGGTGCATTAAACTACCCATCTATGACAGCTCGTCGTCGTCAAAATGCTGCACACGGTATTGAAGTAACTGGTAATAAGTTACGTGCCATGATGCCATGGATCCAAGCGAACAAAATCGTAGATAAAGAGAAAAACTAA
- the ilvN gene encoding acetolactate synthase small subunit: protein MRHIISVLVENEAGALSRLVGLFSQRNYNIETLNVAPTEDPTLSRLTLTTYGDDHKIEQITKQLNKLVEVVKVVDLSEGSHIERELMLIKVKALGASRAEIKRTADIFRAQIVDVTPTTYTIQIAGTTEKLDGFIDALSENTILEVVRSGVSGIARGEKVLAI from the coding sequence ATGAGACATATTATTTCTGTACTCGTTGAAAACGAAGCAGGTGCGCTTTCTCGTTTGGTGGGGTTGTTCAGTCAACGTAACTACAACATTGAAACACTTAATGTTGCACCAACCGAAGACCCGACACTATCGCGTTTGACGTTAACGACTTATGGCGATGACCATAAAATTGAACAAATTACCAAACAGCTCAACAAGCTTGTTGAGGTGGTTAAAGTAGTTGATTTATCAGAAGGTTCGCACATTGAGCGTGAACTTATGCTAATCAAAGTAAAAGCATTAGGTGCTTCACGTGCTGAAATTAAGCGTACTGCGGATATTTTTCGCGCGCAAATTGTAGACGTAACACCAACAACCTATACCATTCAAATAGCAGGGACAACTGAAAAATTAGATGGTTTTATCGATGCACTTTCAGAAAACACCATTCTTGAAGTCGTTCGTTCAGGGGTATCTGGTATCGCCCGTGGCGAAAAAGTTTTAGCCATTTAA